The following coding sequences lie in one Streptomyces sp. NBC_01224 genomic window:
- a CDS encoding cytochrome P450 yields the protein MTTTDRSRLGSRLQMARGWYWAFGVNGDPYAMLLCGQDDTPGRWYEQIRSASDGLFRSRCGAWVVTRYAAAAQVLRGPGFTRAAGEAAADWARPFLDARPAAGSPPAAVDELVLEHRQVAAEAGARFDLLRDLARETPARGVTARLGLTGEDARRVAALLRSSAPALDARLTPQPLAVTERTVAALADVRQQAGAEGVWAAAGCEMAANTVTNAVLATLRTPGLAGRLADDPDLADRIVAETLRTAPPIHLEVRHATAGQTVGGMAVAEGDEVVVAVAAANRDPQVFADPDRFDVDRAAAPPALTSGLGHPDGLDEFAARHAAAALRALADVLPGTALTGPVVHRRRSPVLRGISRCPVEI from the coding sequence ATGACAACCACAGACCGAAGCCGGCTCGGCAGCCGGCTCCAGATGGCCCGCGGCTGGTACTGGGCCTTCGGCGTGAACGGCGACCCGTACGCGATGCTCCTGTGCGGGCAGGACGACACACCGGGCCGCTGGTACGAGCAGATCCGTTCGGCCTCCGACGGGCTTTTCCGCAGCCGCTGCGGGGCCTGGGTCGTCACCCGGTACGCCGCCGCCGCTCAGGTACTGCGCGGCCCGGGGTTCACCCGGGCCGCGGGCGAGGCGGCCGCGGACTGGGCGCGGCCCTTCCTGGACGCGCGGCCGGCCGCGGGGTCGCCGCCCGCGGCAGTCGACGAACTGGTCCTGGAGCACCGGCAGGTGGCGGCGGAGGCGGGGGCGCGCTTCGATCTGCTGCGGGACCTGGCGCGCGAGACACCGGCCCGCGGCGTCACCGCGCGCCTCGGCCTGACCGGCGAGGACGCGCGGCGCGTCGCCGCCCTGCTGCGCTCCAGCGCCCCGGCATTGGACGCCCGGCTTACCCCGCAGCCGCTGGCCGTGACCGAACGGACCGTGGCCGCGCTGGCCGACGTGCGTCAACAGGCGGGCGCCGAGGGCGTCTGGGCGGCCGCCGGCTGCGAGATGGCGGCCAACACGGTGACCAACGCCGTGCTCGCCACCCTCCGCACCCCGGGACTGGCCGGCCGCCTCGCCGACGACCCGGACCTGGCGGACCGCATCGTGGCCGAGACGCTGCGCACCGCGCCCCCCATCCATCTCGAAGTCCGCCACGCCACCGCCGGACAGACGGTCGGGGGGATGGCGGTCGCGGAGGGCGATGAGGTGGTGGTGGCTGTCGCGGCGGCCAACCGCGACCCCCAGGTGTTCGCCGACCCCGACCGGTTCGACGTGGACCGCGCGGCCGCACCCCCGGCCCTGACCTCGGGCCTGGGCCACCCCGACGGACTGGACGAGTTCGCCGCCCGGCACGCGGCCGCGGCCCTGCGCGCCCTCGCCGATGTGCTGCCCGGCACGGCACTGACGGGCCCTGTGGTCCACCGCCGCCGTTCGCCCGTACTGCGGGGCATCAGCCGGTGCCCGGTCGAGATCTAA